A genomic segment from Thermococcus sp. LS1 encodes:
- a CDS encoding GNAT family N-acetyltransferase, translating into MILRGRVVGSEIPRFKHRWFGILEVETEEGKFRLYMTGNVAQWFLTGDEVEIRIRETPKEKEDYKVLDFDDYELYKFYSGDKIKVWPLWEKEVEAKRFSPLTGELLYTYKLRAREAKYESDFEAIAELEQYHYASQKEKVALWRCENGHIFEANTKQNCPVCGAESHILEIKGSTPASRFLLLELVEREEYEPRILAYVRIDPPIPLMHRRLPNGEIERNIREKVFPEDWFHPAFWPEKIMKELYEELKRNHGRKVARSLLWEEAKWRALKETNTAGARIARVVVHPDYRSDGLGQLSVRAALEWIAERRVPEMRKRKHIVETIAQMARYNPFFEKVGFKFLWETASGRPVLFYPLTEEAKEYIERFLREDPYAPEDGRLWRPSYGKVEPLSGPIVFKNVSKVFESELDVKGLPEEIQELLKAFGVRHRVIQRPVLRNLNFEIKPGELIAVVGASGAGKTTLLRLILGAAKGYWEEKYRPSEGEISVPENVKVSVLIPGEFEPSFGSESILEHVYRKIRDLNAAVEVLNRAGLSDAVLYRAKFGELSTGQKERAKIASLLAEKPNLLLMDEFAAHLDTLTAMRVAKKVAEIIREAGITALIITHRPEVLRALDPDKVLFVGYGTARVEAKGKSREEGRKSA; encoded by the coding sequence ATGATTCTTAGAGGTCGGGTTGTGGGGAGCGAAATCCCGCGCTTCAAGCATCGATGGTTTGGGATTCTCGAGGTTGAAACTGAGGAAGGAAAGTTCAGACTCTACATGACGGGCAACGTTGCCCAGTGGTTTCTGACAGGCGATGAAGTGGAAATTAGGATTAGAGAAACGCCGAAGGAAAAGGAGGACTACAAAGTTCTTGACTTCGACGACTATGAGCTCTATAAGTTCTACTCTGGCGATAAGATAAAGGTCTGGCCCCTCTGGGAGAAGGAGGTAGAGGCCAAGCGCTTCTCCCCACTCACGGGAGAGCTCCTCTACACATACAAGCTGAGGGCAAGAGAGGCCAAATACGAGAGCGACTTCGAAGCTATAGCCGAGCTGGAGCAGTATCACTACGCCAGCCAGAAGGAAAAGGTGGCATTGTGGCGCTGTGAGAACGGCCACATCTTCGAGGCAAACACCAAGCAGAACTGCCCCGTCTGCGGCGCTGAAAGCCACATCCTCGAGATTAAGGGCTCTACTCCAGCTTCTCGCTTCCTGCTCCTTGAACTCGTCGAGAGGGAGGAGTACGAGCCCAGGATTTTAGCCTACGTAAGAATTGATCCGCCGATTCCGCTGATGCACAGACGGTTGCCCAACGGTGAAATTGAAAGGAACATCCGTGAGAAAGTCTTTCCCGAGGACTGGTTCCATCCGGCATTCTGGCCAGAGAAGATCATGAAAGAACTCTACGAGGAGCTCAAAAGGAATCACGGAAGAAAGGTAGCGCGTTCCCTCCTATGGGAAGAGGCTAAGTGGAGAGCTTTGAAAGAAACCAACACCGCTGGCGCTAGAATTGCGCGTGTTGTGGTTCATCCGGACTACCGTTCCGATGGTTTGGGTCAGCTGAGTGTTAGGGCTGCCCTTGAGTGGATAGCTGAGCGCAGGGTCCCGGAGATGAGAAAGAGGAAACACATAGTAGAGACCATAGCGCAGATGGCCCGCTATAACCCCTTCTTCGAGAAGGTCGGCTTCAAGTTCCTCTGGGAGACGGCAAGCGGAAGGCCTGTCCTCTTCTATCCGCTCACTGAGGAGGCCAAAGAATACATCGAGCGCTTCCTTCGCGAAGACCCCTACGCGCCAGAGGACGGTCGCCTGTGGAGGCCGAGCTACGGTAAGGTCGAGCCTCTGAGCGGCCCGATAGTCTTTAAGAACGTCAGCAAGGTCTTCGAGAGCGAGCTCGACGTTAAAGGATTACCTGAGGAGATTCAAGAGCTGCTGAAAGCCTTTGGAGTCAGGCACAGGGTTATACAGCGTCCAGTTTTGAGGAACCTTAACTTTGAGATAAAGCCTGGAGAGCTGATAGCGGTAGTCGGTGCGAGCGGAGCTGGAAAGACGACCCTGCTGAGGCTCATCCTCGGAGCGGCGAAGGGCTACTGGGAGGAGAAGTACAGACCGAGTGAAGGAGAAATCAGCGTCCCGGAGAACGTCAAGGTTTCCGTGCTTATACCCGGAGAATTCGAGCCTTCCTTTGGCTCAGAGAGCATATTGGAGCACGTTTACAGAAAGATTAGAGACCTCAACGCGGCTGTGGAGGTGCTCAACAGGGCTGGACTTAGCGACGCAGTTCTCTACCGCGCAAAGTTCGGCGAGCTCTCTACAGGTCAGAAGGAAAGGGCAAAGATAGCTTCACTCCTCGCTGAGAAGCCAAATCTCCTCCTCATGGACGAGTTTGCAGCTCATCTCGATACGCTCACGGCCATGAGAGTGGCCAAAAAGGTGGCCGAGATTATCAGGGAGGCCGGCATCACCGCCCTCATAATCACCCACAGGCCAGAGGTGCTGAGGGCTCTGGACCCGGATAAGGTGCTCTTCGTCGGCTACGGAACGGCGAGGGTTGAGGCTAAAGGGAAATCCCGGGAAGAGGGCCGTAAATCAGCATGA
- a CDS encoding formate--phosphoribosylaminoimidazolecarboxamide ligase: MIISTIASHSSLQILMGAKREGFRTRLYVKPNRKAFYSSIPLVDEIVVTENMREVLGDDGIVVPHGSFVAYLGIEAIEKANTKFFGNKRFLKWETSFELQDMALKKAGIPMVEVIEPEEAKPDELYFVRLEGPRGGSGHFLAYGYELEEKIKGLSEPYRIERFTDGVYLYVHFFYSPILNRLELFGVDERLVIADANKRRPFKTLPYTIAGNKAIALRESLIPMLYDYGLAFVKAMEELEPPGIIGPFALHFAYDGEFRCIGFASRIDGGSNAKHWYSALYWERPMLMGERIAREIKLALEEDHLEEVVT; the protein is encoded by the coding sequence ATGATAATCTCCACCATAGCTTCCCACTCCTCCCTTCAGATACTCATGGGGGCAAAGAGAGAGGGCTTCAGAACGAGACTCTACGTCAAACCGAATAGAAAGGCCTTCTACTCCTCCATCCCGCTCGTCGATGAAATCGTCGTAACGGAAAACATGAGGGAAGTACTCGGTGATGACGGCATCGTCGTACCCCACGGCTCTTTCGTGGCCTACCTTGGCATAGAGGCCATCGAGAAAGCAAACACTAAGTTCTTCGGCAACAAGCGTTTCCTCAAGTGGGAAACCAGCTTTGAGCTCCAGGATATGGCCCTTAAAAAGGCCGGCATTCCGATGGTTGAAGTCATCGAGCCCGAAGAGGCTAAGCCAGACGAGCTTTACTTTGTCCGCCTTGAGGGACCGAGGGGCGGAAGCGGGCACTTCTTGGCTTACGGCTATGAACTGGAGGAGAAGATCAAAGGCCTGAGCGAACCCTACAGGATTGAACGCTTCACAGACGGCGTTTACCTTTACGTCCACTTCTTCTATTCGCCGATTTTAAACCGTTTGGAGCTCTTTGGCGTTGATGAGCGCTTGGTCATCGCGGACGCAAACAAGAGGCGGCCCTTCAAGACCCTCCCCTACACCATAGCGGGAAACAAGGCCATAGCGCTGAGGGAGTCGCTCATTCCAATGCTCTACGATTACGGATTGGCTTTCGTCAAGGCCATGGAAGAGCTTGAACCTCCCGGCATCATAGGTCCCTTCGCTCTCCACTTCGCCTACGATGGTGAATTCCGCTGCATAGGCTTCGCCTCGCGCATAGACGGCGGCAGCAATGCCAAACACTGGTACTCGGCCCTCTACTGGGAGAGGCCGATGCTCATGGGCGAGAGGATAGCGCGCGAGATTAAGCTCGCCCTCGAGGAGGACCACCTCGAGGAGGTGGTAACTTGA
- a CDS encoding sulfide-dependent adenosine diphosphate thiazole synthase → MLKDLEISGAIIEAYMKDLLDNLTLDVAIIGAGPSGMVAAYYLAKGGAKVAIFEKKLSVGGGIWGGAMGFNRIVVEESAREILDEFGIDYREFRPGLYVADAIEVATTIASRTVKAGVKIFNMVEVEDLVVKNDRVAGVVINWTPVKMTGLHVDPLTVEARFVIDSTGHGAQITQHLLKRGLIEKLPGEGPMWAEMGERLTVEHTGEVFPGLYVTGMAANAVAGAPRMGPIFGGMFLSGRKAAIEILEKLGRA, encoded by the coding sequence ATGCTGAAGGACCTCGAGATAAGTGGGGCGATAATCGAGGCTTACATGAAAGACCTGCTCGACAACCTCACGCTTGATGTTGCCATCATCGGTGCTGGCCCATCGGGCATGGTTGCGGCTTACTATCTCGCCAAGGGCGGAGCAAAGGTGGCAATCTTCGAGAAGAAGCTCAGCGTGGGCGGTGGAATCTGGGGCGGCGCGATGGGCTTCAACAGGATCGTCGTGGAGGAGAGCGCCAGGGAGATACTCGATGAGTTTGGGATAGATTACAGGGAGTTCAGACCGGGTCTTTACGTAGCCGATGCGATTGAAGTTGCCACGACGATAGCCAGCAGGACGGTGAAGGCTGGGGTAAAGATATTCAACATGGTTGAGGTCGAGGACTTAGTAGTTAAAAACGACCGCGTGGCTGGGGTGGTCATAAACTGGACGCCGGTGAAGATGACGGGCCTCCACGTGGATCCCCTAACGGTAGAGGCAAGGTTCGTGATTGATTCAACAGGCCATGGCGCTCAGATAACCCAGCACCTGCTGAAGAGAGGGCTGATAGAGAAGCTCCCCGGGGAGGGCCCCATGTGGGCCGAGATGGGTGAGAGGCTCACGGTGGAGCATACCGGGGAGGTCTTCCCGGGACTGTACGTCACGGGCATGGCGGCAAACGCAGTTGCCGGTGCCCCGAGGATGGGGCCGATATTCGGCGGCATGTTCCTGAGCGGGAGAAAAGCAGCCATTGAAATCCTCGAGAAGCTCGGGAGGGCCTGA
- a CDS encoding phosphoribosylaminoimidazolesuccinocarboxamide synthase, giving the protein MRLIYRGKTKDVYEDGPYLVFYFKDSLLGEDGREDTGGNEVIGERPGKGSAVLKQTEFFFSLLERNGIRTHFVERIDERRARFLNAERIPLEAIYRFKAYGSFLRRYSGWVESLQELGIVEFTLKDDSLGDPLITEEAILRLGIASEGELEEMKEVTKRVAEVLAEFFSTKGLELIDFKLEFGRLNGELLVIDELSGDTMRVMKGGRLLSQEELLEVVE; this is encoded by the coding sequence GTGAGGCTCATCTACCGCGGCAAAACGAAGGACGTTTACGAGGATGGCCCGTATCTAGTCTTTTACTTCAAGGACTCCCTGCTGGGCGAAGACGGCAGAGAGGACACGGGTGGCAACGAGGTGATAGGCGAGAGACCTGGCAAGGGGAGTGCAGTTCTCAAGCAGACGGAGTTCTTCTTCAGCCTGCTGGAAAGGAACGGGATAAGGACCCACTTCGTCGAGCGGATTGACGAGAGAAGGGCGCGCTTTCTGAATGCGGAGAGGATTCCGCTGGAGGCTATATACCGCTTCAAGGCTTATGGAAGCTTTCTCAGGAGATACAGCGGCTGGGTGGAGTCCCTCCAAGAGCTGGGAATAGTCGAGTTCACCCTCAAGGACGACTCGCTCGGCGACCCCCTCATAACCGAAGAAGCAATATTACGGCTCGGTATAGCGAGCGAAGGGGAGCTGGAGGAAATGAAGGAGGTAACGAAAAGGGTCGCCGAAGTCCTGGCGGAGTTCTTCTCTACAAAGGGGCTTGAGCTAATAGACTTCAAGCTGGAGTTCGGCAGGCTGAATGGAGAGCTTCTGGTGATAGACGAGCTCAGCGGCGACACGATGCGCGTTATGAAGGGTGGAAGGCTTTTGAGTCAGGAAGAGCTCCTGGAGGTGGTAGAATGA
- the thiE gene encoding thiamine phosphate synthase, protein MSLRDSLLLYVITARGDRGEVQKVREALEGGATSIQLRAKSVPAREAYLAGKEIRRLTRDYGALFFVDDRIDLALALDADGVQLGPEDIPIEVAKEIAPNLIVGASVYSVEEALMAEKLGADYLGAGAVFSTPTKPEARVLGLEGLKEIVRRVSIPVVAIGGITAENAGEVMKAGVDGVAVISAVMNAPDVKKATQELKKAVLGV, encoded by the coding sequence GTGTCCCTCCGCGATTCCCTTCTTCTTTACGTCATCACCGCCCGCGGCGACCGTGGGGAAGTTCAAAAGGTCAGGGAGGCCCTCGAAGGCGGTGCCACATCAATCCAGCTGAGGGCTAAGAGCGTCCCGGCGAGGGAGGCCTACCTGGCAGGTAAAGAGATTCGAAGGCTTACCCGGGACTACGGGGCCCTCTTCTTCGTTGACGACAGGATAGACCTCGCCCTTGCTCTGGACGCGGATGGGGTCCAGCTCGGCCCGGAGGACATACCGATAGAGGTGGCAAAAGAGATTGCGCCGAACCTCATCGTGGGCGCCTCCGTTTACAGCGTTGAGGAAGCCCTAATGGCGGAAAAGCTCGGAGCTGACTATCTCGGAGCTGGAGCCGTCTTTTCAACCCCTACGAAGCCAGAGGCGAGGGTTCTTGGACTGGAAGGCCTCAAGGAGATAGTCAGAAGGGTCAGCATCCCGGTGGTTGCGATAGGCGGAATAACCGCTGAAAACGCGGGGGAGGTAATGAAAGCTGGTGTGGACGGCGTGGCGGTGATTTCTGCCGTCATGAATGCACCTGACGTTAAAAAAGCCACACAGGAGCTGAAAAAAGCTGTGCTGGGGGTCTGA
- the mrtA gene encoding CPBP family archaeomyxosortase MrtA yields MELKRNPWLLYALSLVFIPLVWGRGDNVFEWAAYNTAFYVVLPLAVGYLLGFKPRELGFQLGNRKGYKWFVVLFLLSIPISLYGTRVPEMKNYYPIFAYSGWTDFLIKELAVGAIMFAHEAFYRGILLFPLAKKNEWLAILAQDVPYTLVHIGKPGIEIPYAFFAGIVFAKMDLKGESFLPSFLLHWLGSVLFDVMCVLL; encoded by the coding sequence ATGGAACTGAAGCGGAACCCCTGGCTTCTCTATGCGCTCTCCCTTGTGTTCATCCCTCTCGTCTGGGGCAGGGGAGACAATGTTTTCGAGTGGGCAGCTTACAACACAGCTTTTTACGTCGTTCTGCCGTTGGCCGTTGGTTATCTTCTCGGTTTTAAGCCAAGAGAACTCGGCTTTCAACTTGGAAACCGCAAGGGTTACAAGTGGTTTGTCGTTCTCTTTTTGCTCTCGATCCCGATAAGCCTGTACGGGACGAGGGTTCCCGAGATGAAAAACTACTATCCAATATTCGCCTACTCCGGCTGGACCGACTTCCTCATCAAGGAGCTTGCTGTTGGTGCGATAATGTTCGCCCACGAAGCCTTCTATCGGGGGATATTGCTCTTCCCGCTGGCGAAGAAGAATGAGTGGCTCGCTATACTGGCCCAGGATGTTCCCTACACCTTAGTTCATATTGGAAAGCCAGGTATCGAAATCCCCTACGCATTCTTTGCGGGAATAGTCTTTGCAAAAATGGATTTGAAGGGTGAGAGCTTCCTTCCGAGCTTTCTCCTCCACTGGCTCGGCTCGGTCCTCTTCGACGTCATGTGCGTTCTCCTTTGA
- the thiC gene encoding phosphomethylpyrimidine synthase ThiC produces the protein MTQLEEARRGVVTEEMKFIAEREGISAEKLRRSVAKGHTVIFRNVRHDWVKPVAVGEVVRVKVNANIGTSRDIVDVEAEIEKAKIAVKYGADTIMDLSTGGDLDEIRKRIMKAVDVPIGTVPIYQAAEEMLAKGKAIIEMTEDDMWKAVEKHFRDGVDYTTIHVGVTKEVVEKMKRTKRIVGMVSRGGTFLAAWILHWGEENPFYKNYDYLLELAREYDVVLSLGDGLRPGGLPDAGDELQIAELYTLGRLVRRAREAGVQTMVEGPGHVPIDQIAAQVKLAKIATDNAPFYVLGPIVTDVFPGYDHITAAIGGAIAALNGADFLCYVTPAEHLGLPTVEHVREGVIAARIAAHAVNLTRFEADFKKDYLMSLARGRLNWAKQFELSEDKEMFVEIRKERPTKTEACSMCGDLCAIKLINDMLRKGEAE, from the coding sequence ATGACCCAGCTGGAGGAAGCTAGGCGCGGAGTAGTTACGGAGGAAATGAAGTTCATAGCGGAGCGCGAGGGGATAAGTGCTGAAAAGCTGAGGAGAAGCGTCGCCAAAGGCCACACCGTCATATTCCGCAACGTGAGGCACGATTGGGTCAAGCCCGTTGCAGTTGGTGAAGTCGTCCGCGTCAAGGTCAACGCCAACATAGGCACCTCGCGCGACATAGTAGACGTCGAGGCCGAGATAGAGAAGGCCAAAATCGCGGTCAAATATGGCGCCGATACCATAATGGATCTCTCAACTGGCGGCGACCTCGATGAAATAAGAAAGCGCATAATGAAGGCGGTGGACGTTCCCATTGGCACCGTTCCCATCTACCAGGCCGCCGAGGAGATGCTGGCCAAAGGAAAGGCCATCATCGAGATGACCGAGGACGACATGTGGAAGGCTGTGGAGAAGCACTTCAGGGACGGCGTTGACTACACGACGATACACGTTGGAGTTACGAAAGAGGTCGTCGAGAAGATGAAGAGAACCAAGAGGATCGTCGGCATGGTCTCCCGCGGCGGAACGTTCCTGGCAGCGTGGATACTCCACTGGGGCGAGGAGAACCCCTTCTACAAGAACTACGACTATCTCCTTGAGCTCGCCAGGGAGTACGACGTCGTCCTAAGCCTCGGCGACGGGTTGAGGCCTGGTGGACTGCCCGATGCTGGCGACGAACTGCAGATAGCCGAGCTTTACACCCTCGGAAGGCTCGTTAGGAGAGCCAGAGAGGCAGGAGTTCAGACCATGGTTGAAGGGCCCGGCCACGTTCCGATAGACCAGATAGCAGCCCAGGTGAAGCTGGCCAAGATCGCCACGGATAACGCTCCTTTCTATGTGTTGGGTCCGATAGTTACCGACGTCTTCCCAGGCTATGACCACATCACGGCGGCCATAGGCGGAGCCATAGCCGCTCTAAACGGGGCTGACTTCCTCTGCTACGTCACCCCAGCGGAGCACCTCGGCCTCCCGACTGTCGAGCACGTTAGAGAGGGGGTTATAGCTGCCAGGATAGCCGCTCACGCAGTCAATCTAACGCGCTTCGAGGCCGATTTTAAGAAGGATTACCTCATGAGCCTCGCGAGGGGAAGGCTGAACTGGGCGAAGCAGTTCGAGCTCAGCGAGGACAAGGAGATGTTCGTTGAGATAAGGAAGGAGAGACCGACAAAGACCGAGGCATGCTCTATGTGCGGCGATTTATGCGCGATAAAGCTCATCAACGACATGCTGAGGAAGGGTGAGGCCGAGTGA
- a CDS encoding heparan-alpha-glucosaminide N-acetyltransferase, whose protein sequence is MLGAEVYSRGRFWEVDLLRGIGITMMVVSNFVTDLQLFLNYSGHPFFWKAFAYATASIFVFVSGLSFWISYSRTIKKNPRPYAKYFRRFLKLFGLGMLITVVTYLFLDGMTIYFGILHFLGVATLLAIPFYRFGKLNLLWAAFFIFGSLWVRNLIGPPWLLPLGITFKGFSSPDYFPVFPWFGVYLLGLTAGSVFYPEGMRKKELRIPANPLVLALCVVGRHTLGIYLVHQPLLVGLLMLIYGPLPGISL, encoded by the coding sequence ATGCTCGGAGCCGAGGTGTACTCTCGCGGCCGCTTCTGGGAGGTTGACCTCCTCAGGGGGATAGGCATCACTATGATGGTTGTCTCCAACTTCGTCACGGATTTACAGCTCTTCCTGAACTATTCAGGACATCCCTTCTTCTGGAAGGCTTTCGCCTATGCAACGGCATCGATATTCGTCTTCGTCTCCGGCCTCTCCTTCTGGATAAGTTACTCCCGGACGATCAAGAAGAACCCCCGTCCCTACGCCAAGTACTTCAGGAGATTCCTTAAGCTCTTCGGCCTGGGCATGCTGATAACGGTCGTCACGTACCTTTTCCTCGACGGCATGACAATTTACTTTGGGATTCTCCACTTCCTCGGCGTCGCAACGCTCTTAGCGATTCCCTTCTACCGCTTTGGGAAGCTTAATCTCTTGTGGGCGGCCTTCTTCATCTTCGGCTCCCTCTGGGTGAGAAACCTAATCGGCCCTCCGTGGCTTCTTCCCCTCGGAATAACCTTCAAAGGATTTTCTTCCCCGGACTATTTCCCGGTATTTCCCTGGTTTGGGGTTTACCTCCTCGGTCTCACAGCAGGCAGCGTCTTCTATCCGGAGGGAATGAGGAAAAAGGAGTTGAGAATCCCCGCAAACCCTCTCGTTTTAGCCCTCTGCGTGGTCGGCAGGCACACTCTCGGCATATATCTCGTCCATCAGCCTCTGCTGGTTGGTCTCCTCATGCTGATTTACGGCCCTCTTCCCGGGATTTCCCTTTAG
- the thiM gene encoding hydroxyethylthiazole kinase, which yields MEWIGEALRKVRERRPLVHNITNYVVMNETANALLAVGASPVMAHAIEEVREMVAIADSLVINIGTLSSHWIASMEEAVKAASELGKPVVLDPVGAGATRLRTSTALRLLEIGDISVVRGNFGEVSALLGEHGKTRGVDSAEYSHESARELAEKAALEFGATVAVTGPVDFVSDGKTTYAVENGHKLLGRVTGTGCMATAITGAFLAVEESLKAAVSALVAFEVAAELASEVPYPGTFHVKLYDYLYAVTPETVTERAKVRRV from the coding sequence ATGGAGTGGATTGGGGAGGCCCTCAGGAAGGTGCGGGAAAGGAGGCCCCTCGTGCACAACATCACCAACTACGTCGTCATGAACGAGACTGCCAATGCCCTCCTCGCGGTAGGTGCTTCACCCGTAATGGCCCACGCCATTGAAGAAGTGCGCGAGATGGTGGCAATAGCCGACTCCCTGGTGATAAACATAGGAACCCTCTCCTCTCACTGGATAGCCTCAATGGAGGAGGCGGTTAAAGCGGCCTCCGAACTCGGAAAGCCCGTCGTGCTTGACCCGGTTGGAGCTGGGGCAACGAGGCTTAGAACTTCAACCGCCCTCAGGCTTCTTGAGATCGGGGATATCTCGGTCGTAAGGGGGAATTTCGGCGAGGTTTCAGCGCTCCTCGGGGAGCACGGGAAAACGAGGGGCGTTGATTCCGCGGAATACTCCCATGAGTCGGCCAGGGAGCTCGCAGAGAAGGCCGCCCTAGAGTTTGGAGCCACCGTCGCCGTTACCGGACCCGTTGACTTCGTCAGCGACGGAAAAACTACCTATGCCGTTGAAAACGGCCACAAGCTCCTCGGAAGGGTCACGGGGACTGGGTGCATGGCGACGGCGATAACGGGGGCGTTCCTTGCCGTCGAAGAGTCCTTGAAGGCGGCCGTTTCGGCCCTGGTGGCCTTCGAGGTCGCGGCGGAGCTGGCGAGTGAAGTCCCATATCCCGGCACTTTCCACGTGAAGCTCTACGACTACCTCTACGCCGTAACCCCCGAGACGGTAACGGAGAGGGCAAAGGTAAGGAGGGTCTGA
- a CDS encoding DUF835 domain-containing protein gives MGIIQILLSAEFNETVTLIINIATVALAVKFRKSFRSTYPGVGKFYDALLLATIVWFIAECFYAPGYFSDYFSEEFIEKSELIADNIWIVFQLLFFYAFASLFGALINNYRVEVVKEVPKGGENESALMLSPGTHIVFPEKAKELFLSLLKEYPGLVISRTPPEEIKRRLGLKRTPVIWITRVEGKSHVSPTRLEYLGHLVVEFFKENETPKVVLIDCIEYLAIENGFQQVFKFLLNLKDYASVTDSIILLVTSREVWKDREWKLLTREFPVVEG, from the coding sequence ATGGGTATAATTCAAATACTCCTAAGTGCTGAATTTAATGAAACTGTTACCTTGATAATCAACATAGCCACAGTGGCCTTGGCAGTTAAATTCAGAAAGTCCTTCCGGAGCACGTATCCCGGCGTAGGAAAGTTCTACGATGCACTTCTCCTTGCCACAATTGTATGGTTTATCGCAGAATGCTTCTACGCCCCGGGCTATTTTTCTGACTATTTCAGCGAAGAGTTCATAGAAAAATCTGAATTGATAGCCGATAACATATGGATAGTGTTTCAGCTGCTGTTTTTTTATGCCTTTGCGTCACTATTTGGAGCACTTATAAACAACTATCGGGTGGAGGTCGTTAAAGAGGTTCCAAAAGGCGGTGAGAACGAATCGGCATTAATGTTATCCCCTGGCACACACATAGTTTTCCCAGAAAAGGCGAAAGAGCTTTTCCTGAGCCTATTGAAGGAATATCCTGGCCTAGTGATTTCAAGAACACCCCCAGAGGAAATCAAGAGGAGACTCGGGCTTAAGCGGACGCCCGTCATATGGATCACGAGAGTAGAAGGGAAATCGCACGTCTCCCCCACCCGTCTTGAGTACTTGGGACATCTGGTGGTCGAGTTCTTCAAGGAAAACGAAACACCCAAGGTCGTTCTGATAGACTGCATAGAATATCTCGCTATCGAGAACGGCTTTCAGCAGGTTTTCAAGTTTCTCCTGAATCTCAAAGATTATGCCTCGGTGACCGATTCAATAATACTCCTGGTAACGTCCCGTGAAGTCTGGAAGGATCGGGAGTGGAAGCTTCTCACAAGGGAGTTTCCGGTTGTGGAGGGGTAA
- the thiD gene encoding bifunctional hydroxymethylpyrimidine kinase/phosphomethylpyrimidine kinase, whose amino-acid sequence MAVLIIAGLDTGGGAGIKADIETVSALGEHPLPVVSSITYQNPGEVRGYHVLPPELIRGEIRAVKDFFEIEAVKIGMLGNGEAVKIVAEETEGLLRVLDPVLTSSTGHPLIDVEGIETLKDLLIPGSIVTPNVPEAEKLTGMKVSSVEDMKKAARILVEEFGAKAAVVKGGHLDYTDVLYWNGEFYEFRGEMIEGFTHGTGCAFSSALASLLAKGMELPEAVEEAKRFVETAIRFSSSEGKCINPLAPLEIDVERWRTYSGLKNAVKRLVEMGELLNPFVPEVGTNFAYTTPQGEVFAVKGRIVRYGKTIKPVGPVELNASDHLKRALLKFREFYPEVRAVINLRYSRELIERAEKLGLTVSFYDRREEPEDVKIKEGGTIPWGIETAIRRVRERPDVIYHLGDWGKEPMVLIFGENPLKVLEKVEGLLDVPRGQS is encoded by the coding sequence ATGGCCGTCCTAATCATAGCGGGCCTCGACACCGGGGGAGGGGCAGGGATTAAGGCGGACATAGAGACTGTCTCCGCTTTAGGGGAGCACCCGCTCCCCGTTGTTTCTTCCATAACATACCAGAACCCCGGCGAGGTTAGGGGCTACCACGTCCTTCCTCCAGAGCTCATCCGCGGGGAGATAAGGGCCGTCAAGGATTTCTTCGAGATTGAGGCGGTAAAAATAGGTATGCTCGGTAACGGAGAGGCTGTAAAAATAGTCGCTGAGGAAACGGAGGGCCTTTTAAGGGTTCTTGACCCGGTTTTGACTTCCTCCACCGGTCATCCCCTGATAGATGTGGAGGGCATCGAGACGCTAAAGGACCTCCTGATTCCGGGTTCAATAGTCACGCCGAACGTTCCAGAGGCCGAGAAGCTTACGGGGATGAAGGTTTCAAGCGTTGAGGACATGAAGAAGGCCGCCAGGATTCTCGTTGAGGAGTTCGGAGCCAAGGCGGCCGTCGTTAAGGGGGGACACCTCGACTACACCGACGTCCTTTACTGGAATGGAGAGTTCTACGAGTTCCGAGGTGAAATGATTGAAGGCTTCACCCACGGAACGGGCTGCGCATTTTCCTCGGCTTTGGCTTCCCTCCTCGCCAAGGGGATGGAGCTTCCAGAAGCTGTGGAGGAGGCAAAGCGCTTCGTTGAAACTGCGATAAGGTTCTCTTCCAGCGAGGGCAAGTGCATCAACCCCCTTGCACCGCTTGAAATCGACGTTGAGCGCTGGAGGACCTATTCAGGGCTCAAAAATGCAGTGAAACGGCTGGTGGAGATGGGTGAGCTTTTGAATCCCTTCGTTCCGGAGGTTGGGACGAACTTCGCCTACACCACTCCCCAAGGCGAGGTCTTCGCGGTGAAGGGTAGGATAGTGCGCTACGGAAAAACGATTAAACCCGTTGGACCGGTCGAGCTAAACGCGTCGGACCACCTAAAACGAGCCCTCCTCAAGTTCCGCGAGTTTTACCCCGAGGTAAGGGCCGTTATCAACCTCCGCTATTCAAGGGAGCTCATCGAGAGGGCAGAAAAGTTGGGCCTCACGGTTTCCTTCTACGACAGGCGCGAGGAGCCAGAGGATGTTAAGATTAAGGAGGGCGGAACGATTCCGTGGGGCATAGAGACGGCGATAAGGAGGGTCAGGGAGAGGCCCGATGTCATATACCACCTTGGTGACTGGGGCAAGGAGCCGATGGTCCTTATATTTGGAGAGAATCCTTTGAAGGTTCTTGAAAAAGTCGAGGGGCTTTTAGACGTTCCAAGGGGACAATCCTAA